The nucleotide window GTGTAAGGCATCGCACTTGCGGGTCTGCGAAACAGCTATGACCTATACAAGCTCTACTATAGAGGCGCCGGCTGCAGCTCAAAGCCCGCGGCATATTGCCATCATCATGGATGGCAATGGTCGCTGGGCGACGCAACGGCGCTTGCCGCGCGTGGCCGGCCATACTAAAGGCGTTGAAACCGTGCGTAGCATGGTTGAAGCCTGTGCGCGGCGTAATATCTCATACTTAACCCTATTCGCTTTTAGCTCTGAGAACTGGCGTCGGCCAACAGATGAAATTTCATTTCTAATGCGCCTTTTTGTCAGCGTGCTTGAACGTGAAATTGGCAAGATGCATGCGAATGGCATTCGGCTGCGTGTGATTGGCGATTTGACTAAATTTGAGCCACACATCCAAGAGCTAGTGCGCGGCGCTGAGGCAAAGACCGCAAAGAATCAACGCATGACGCTGACTATCGCGGCTAACTATGGCGGCCGGTGGGACCTCACGCAAGCGGCTTCTAAGCTGGCTGCGCAAGCCGTCGCTGAAAAAAGTGTTAAGCCCATAGACGAGGCGGATTTATCAAAACATTTGGCAATGGCGTATGCGCCAGAACCCGATCTTTTTATCCGTACTGGCGGCGAACAGCGTTTAAGCAATTTTCTGCTGTGGCAGTTTGCTTATACTGAACTCTATTTCACGGATATTTTTTGGCCTGATTTCGATGCCCAGGCACTAGATCTTGCACTCGATTGGTATCGTCAACGCGAACGCCGTTTTGGTCGCATCAGTGCGCAACTTGAAGCTGCAGAAAATTTGTTGTCATGTTAAAAACCCGCATTATGACGGCTGCAATTTTATTGACAGTGTTTCTGCCAATGATTTTTTGCACAGGAATGACCCATTTATTAAGTATGCTGGTGATTGGCGTACTAACGTTGGCGGCTTGGGAATGGGCGCGTTTATTGAAGCTCGCGCCTAAACTGCAGATCAGCTATGCGGTGCTGGTGGGCTTATTATTGGTTTTTTTTGCGCTAGCGCCATGGCAGATTAAGGGTCTGTTGCAAGACGCGTCGCCCGCGTTTTTTGGCAATGAGTGGTGGCCGATTTTATATTGGATTGCAGCCTTTTTTTGGGGCGCAGTGGTGCCATTTATCCTACTGCGCAAATCTACGTTAGCGGCGGGTCTCTGGCGAGGGTTTTTGTTGCTGGTCGGTTTTGTAATTTTTCCCGTAGGTTGGCATGCGTTGATGGCCGCGCATAGTGTAGGGCCGACTTTTCTCATCTCTATTTTACTGGTTGTATGGCTGGCCGATAGCGGCGCTTATTTTGCTGGCAAACGCTTCGGGCAGCATAAATTGGCGCCCTTAATTAGCCCAGGCAAGACTTGGGAAGGCGTGTTAGGCGCTTGGTTGTTAGTGCTAACAAGCATGGCTGCGGTGGCAGGCGTAAGTCGCGTTTTCGATGTATTGCCTTTTACTGCTTACGTTGGCTCGTTCAGCGGCTGGTGTGGTTTACTCATTATATTAACCTTACTGGTTGGCGTTGGCGTTGCAGGTGATTTATTTGAATCATTGATGAAGCGGCAAGCCGGTCTGAAGGATTCGAGTGGGCTCTTGCCCGGCCATGGTGGGGTGTTAGATCGATTGGACGCGTTGTTGCCAATGCTCACATTGGCAGTTGGCCTGTATGGGGGGCTGGTGCGCTTGATGCCTCTCTAAAGGTGTGAAGCCCAAAGCGATATGAGACAGCGTCTAACTATACTTGGAGCCACTGGCTCAATCGGCGACAGCACGCTGGATATTGTTGCGCGTCACCCAGAGCGTTTTTCTGTATTTGGGCTTAGCGCGCACCGCAATATTGATAAATTGCTTGAGCAGTGCTTACGTTTTGCCCCACAGTTTGCAGTGGTTGGAAATGCTGGCTTGGCGACTCAGCTAGAAGCTCAGTTAAAGGCTGCTGGCAGTCGCACCGAAGTGGCTTATGGCGAAGCAGCGCTGATTGAGTTGGCGCATGCCGCGCAGTGCGATACGGTAGTGGCCGCGATTGTGGGCGCGGCCGGGCTTGCGCCAACGCTTGCCGCTGCTTATGCGGGTAAGCGCATCTTGTTAGCCAATAAAGAAGCGCTGGTCATGTCGGGTGGCTTGTTTATGGCGGCTGTACGCCATCATAACGCACAGCTGCTTCCGGTAGACAGTGAGCACAATGCGATTTATCAATGTTTATCCACCCGCGCTGGCGTTGAGAAGATTACTCTGACGGCGTCAGGTGGGCCATTTCGTACCCGTGCACTTGCGTCGTTGGCCGAGGTTACCCCAGATCAAGCGTGTGCTCATCCGAATTGGCGCATGGGCCGTAAAATCTCGGTTGATTCCGCCACCATGATGAACAAGGGGCTTGAGGTTATCGAGGCGCATTGGTTGTTTGACGTGCCGATGCAGCAAATTGAAGTACTGATTCATCCACAAAGTGTAATTCATTCGATGGTCAGTTATATCGATGGGTCAGTGTTAGCGCAACTTGGCAACCCAGATATGCGGACTCCTATTGCGCACGCGCTGGCTTTTCCCGAGCGGATTGCAGCAGGAGTTGCGCCATTAGATTTAGCTGCGCTTGCCACGCTCAGTTTTGAACGGCCTCAAGCGGAGCGATTTCCCTGCTTAACGCTGGCCCTCGAAGCATTACGGCAGGGGGGTATAGCGAGTGCGGTACTGAATGCGGCGAATGAAGTGGCGGTTGAGGCTTTTTTATGTGGTGCGCTACGCTTTACTTCGATTGCTGAAGTTGTGGCTGAGGTATTGGAACGGATTGAGCCTAGTGCAGTCCATACGCTAGATGACATACGCGCAGCCGATGCGCAGGCGCGGCGGTTGGCTGCGACAGAAATTGCGGCGCTGGCAATATAAATTTGCTTGAGTTTAAGCGTTCAATCGAATTAGGTTGAGTGGGGGGGGGGAAAGCGCAGTACCGGCTGATCGGGGCATGGCTGTCTAGGAAATAAGATAGCATGATCTGTTATGATTATTGGTTAAGTTTTTCGTTAAGGATAGATGTTGCTTCTACTTCGTTTTGCATTTAAGGCGTTTATGCTTGCTGCTGTCTCAGCGTATGTCACGCTGACGCACGCAGTCGCTCCTTTTGTAGTGAAAGATATTCGGATTGAAGGTCTGCGCCGGATTGAAGCGGGGACGGTGTTTGCTTATTTGCCTCTTAAGCAAGGCCAAGCGTTTACCGATGAAAAAGGCTCGCAAGTGATTCGCGCGCTTTATGCAACGGGATTCTTTAGCGATGTGCGCGTGCTGGCGCAAGGCGATCTGGTTGTGGTTCAAGTGCAAGAACGGCCAATTGTTGCATCGATTGATTTTGCCGGCTTGCGCGAATTTGATAAAGACAATCTGTATAAATTGCTGCGCGGCGCATTAGGTTTGTCGCCAGGCCATTATTACGATAAAAATCTCATCGATAAAGCGACACAAGAGCTTAAGCGCCGTTATCTCACACGAGGTTACTACGCAGCTGAAGTGACGACGACAGTCACGCCGTTTGATCGCAGCCAAGTCAATCTGCTATTTTCAGTGACCGAAGGACCCGTCGCTCGCATCCGGCAAGTCAATTTCATTGGCAATCAGGCGTTTAGAACAAGCACGCTGGAAGATGAGATGCAACTCTCGCCTCCTAACTGGTTTTCTTGGTACACCAGGAATGATTTGTATGCGCGTGAAAAACTGGAAAATGACCTGGAAGGCATTCGTTCCTACTATCATGATAGGGGCTATCTAGAATTTGATTTTGAGTCGACACGGGTTTCCATTTCCCCGGATAAAAAAGATATTTATTTGACGTTTAACCTGCATGAAGGTAAGCCGTACACGGTGGCTAATTTAGAGCTCAGCGGCGAGTTGCTCGACAAAAAAGAAGAGTTGTTGAAGTTGATTAAAATCCGGCTTGGCGAGCGTTTTTCAGCCGCAAAGCTGCGCGCTGCCAGCAAAGCGCTAACGGATAAACTGGGTGAGTACGGCTATGCTTTCGCTACGGTTAATGTGCAGCAAGCGACTGACCAACAGCGGTATACGGTAGCGCTTAATTTTCAAATTAAACTGGGACAGCGGGTCTATGTGCGGCGAGTGAATGTGATTGGCAATAATCGTACGCGCGATGAAGTCATTCGTCGTGAAATGCGCCAATTTGAAAGCGCTTGGTTCGATGGACAGCGGCTGAAATTATCGCAAGATCGAGTGAATCGCCTGGGCTATTTTACGGATGTGAATGTCGCTATGGTGCCGGTTGAAGGAACCAACGACCAAGTTGATGTCGATGTTAAAGTAGCGGAAAAACCGACTGGCGCAGTCAACGTGGGTGCGGGATTTTCATCGACAGATAAGATCGTGCTGTCAGCGGGTGTCTCGCAAGATAATGTATTTGGCTCGGGCACCAGCCTGGCCATTAATGTGAATACGGCTAAAACCTATCGTACGCTGTCGGTTACGCAAGTCGATCCTTATTTTACGATAGACGGCATTAAACGGATTACCGAGGCTTATTATCGGACTTATCAGCCGTTGCTATATGGCGGCTCAAACCTGATGTCAGGTACCAGTAATTTCAGAATCATCAGTATTGGCGGTAATCTGAAATTTGGCATCCCGTTTTCTGAATTTGATACCGTTTATCTCGGTGCCGGTTTTGAGCAAGACCAAATGAAAGCAGATGAAACTGCACCCAAAGCTTACCGGAACTACATTGATCAATTTGGTCGGGTGGTGAATAACGTTCCCCTGACGATTGGCTGGGCGCGCGACAGTCGTGATAGCGCTTTAGTACCAAGCCGCGGTTATTACACTCAAGCCAATGGCGAGTTGGGTACGCCAGCAGGTGACACTCAATATTACAAAATCGATTTGCAGCAACAATATTATTACTCGTTTGCGCGTGGTTTTGTGCTGGGCTTAAATGGGCAGTTGGGTTATGGGCGCGGACTTTCTGGCAAACCGTATCCGATCTTTAAAAACTACTACGCGGGTGGAATTGGCTCTGTGCGCGGCTATGAGCCGAGTTCATTGGGCCCTAAAGATACCGAGAGTAGCGACGCAATTGGCGGCTCTAAAATGTTAGTTGGCAATATTGAGCTCACTTTTCCGTTACCCAAAACAGGCTATGATCGTACGCTACGTTTATTTACTTTCATTGACGGGGGTAATGTGTGGGGTCCAGATCAGCAGATTTCTTTGGGCAGCTTGCGTTATGGCTATGGGGTAGGGCTCGCCTGGATTTCGCCAGTTGGCCCATTAAAATTTAGCTTGGGCTTCCCATTAAGTAAAAAGCCTGGCGATAGCTACCAAAAATTTCAATTTCAGCTTGGCACGGCCTTCTGAAAACGTATCGATTAAAATTGTGCAGACAACCCAATATAGAGGCGTACCGTGTTAAATAATCTCTCTACATCGCATTACGCGTGTTGCTTCGCATTTCTTTTGTGCATGAGTTCGGCCCGCGTATACGCAAGCCCTGTGGAAGTGCCGACCCATGAAGTGCGGATTGCGGCCGTCAATTCAGATCGTATTTTGCGTGAATCCGCATTGGCTAAGGCGGCGCAAGAAAAGCTCAAGCAGGAATTCTCAAAGCGCGATCAAGAACTGCAAACTCTTGCCAAGACTTTAAAAGCGAAGTCTAATAAGCTGGATAAAAATGCCATCACTCTATCCGATCCTGAGCGCAAAAGAGCGCAATTGGAGCTGACGCAACTAGATGCCGATTTTCAGCGCAAGCAACGTGAATTTAGTGAGGACCTTAATCAACGCCGCAATGAAGAATTGGCTGCTGTGTTGGAGCGCGCCAATAAAGTGATCAAGCAGATCTCTGAAGCAAGAAATTATGATTTGATTGTACAAGAAGCCGTCTACGTTAATCCGCGCATTGATATTACGGATGATGTACTCAAAGCGCTGAGTAAACCCAATAGCGGCCTCTGAAATGAAAGCGCAGCCGGCTTCCAACAACAAAATATTCACTCTCGAGCAACTTGCGCAGCAGTTTGGTGGTGAAGTTGTGGGCGATGGCGCTTGTTGCATTCGCGGTTTGGCGCCCTTGGAGAGCGCGCAGTCGCAGCAGCTCAGCTTTTTGGCTAATCCCAAATACCTGGCTCAGCTTGAAACAACGCAAGCCGGTGCTGTATTGATTACCCGCGCTGATTTACTGAAAGTTAAAAACCGTGGCGCGTGCTCGTTTCTTGTCACACCTAATCCGTACGCCTATTTCGCGCGCGTTGCGCAATGCTTTGCCGCAGTGAAACAATTACCGGTGTCGCCCGGGGTTCATCTCAGCGCCGTGATTGACCCTAGCGCGCGCATTGCGGCTACGGCATCGATTGGGCCGCATGTGGTGATTGAGGCTAATGCAGTGATTGGCGAGCGCGTGCGTCTAGAGGCACATGTCTATATTGGGCATGGTGTTACGCTTGGCGACGACGCGCATTTGTCTGCGCAGGTTACGGTGTATCATGGGTGTACGCTTGGCGCGCGGGCGCGGATTCATGCGGGTGCCGTGATTGGCGCAGATGGTTTTGGTTTTGCCCCCGATTTTAATGGTGGCACGGGCGAATGGGTCAAAATTCCACAAACTGGTGCGGTCGTGCTGGGCGAAGATGTTGAAATTGGCGCGAATACCACGATTGACCGTGGCGCAATGACGGATACGGTGATTGAGCACGGTGTGAAAATTGATAACCTAGTGCAAATTGCCCATAATTGTCGGATTGGCGCTTACACCGTGATTGCCGCTTGTGCCGGCATTGCCGGCAGTACCGTGATTGGCCAACATTGTATGATCGGCGGCGCAGTGGGTATCGCCGGCCATTTGACATTAGCGGATCGAGTCATTGTGACCGCCAAATCAGGCGTTTCAAAATCTTTATCTAAGCCCGGCGTTTATACTAGCGCATTTCCCGCGATTGAAAATGCTGCTTGGAATCGTAATGCTGCTTTGATGCGTAATCTCGATAAAATGAAGGCGCGTCTTAAGCAACTTGAAGCATTGCTATTCACTAGCCAAAATAAATAACTATCAGCGTGACTGAGACCAATCATTTTATTTAGGAAATTGATGAGTACCCAAAACATTCAACTCGATATCCACCGGATCCTGACTTTATTGCCGCATCGTTACCCGATTTTGCTGGTCGATCGAGTTTTAGAGCTTGAGCCGCATAAACGCATTAAAGCGCTGAAAAATGTATCCATCAATGAGCCCTATTTTACGGGGCATTTTCCAGCTTGCCCGGTCATGCCTGGGGTATTAATCCTTGAAGCATTGGCGCAGACGGCTGGGCTTTTAACTTTTGCTGAAGAAGAATATGACCCAGCTAAATCGCTTTACTATTTTGTCGGGATTGATAATGCGCGTTTTAAACGGCCAGTCGAGCCGGGCGATCAATTGATTTTGAAGGTAGAGTTTGAGCGTTATTTGCGGGGCATTTGGAAATTTAACGCATGTGCTGAGGTGGATGGCGTTGTGGCGGCTGAAGCGAATTTAATGTGTACGGTTAAACCCGCGGCAAATAATTCCTAAATCTCAAATGCTTAACAAAACAACAATTCAGCATGACAAAAATTCACAGTAGCGCAATCATTGAGCCGGGTGCTCAGCTTGACGAGACCGTCGAGATCGGCCCATATGCGGTGATTGGCGCACACGTTAAAATTGGCGCGGGTACAAAAATTGGTTCTCATAGCGTGCTTGAAGGCCATACTACGCTCGGCGAAAATAACCAGATCGGCCATTATGCGGCACTCGGTGGCGCGCCCCAAGATATGAAGTATAAGGGCGAGCCAACGCGTTTAGAAATTGGAAATAGCAATACCATTCGTGAGTTCACGACAATTCATACTGGCACGGTACAAGATCGTGGCGTGACACAAATCGGCGACCATAATTGGATCATGGCCTATGTGCATATCGCCCATGATTGCAGCGTTGGCAGCCATACTATTTTCTCTAGCAATGCGCAAATCGCTGGGCATGTGCAGGTCGGCGATTGGGCGATCTTAGGCGGCATGGCTGGCGTGCACCAGTTTGTGCGCATTGGCGCATATTCAATGCTAGGAGGGGCTGCGGTTCTCATCCAAGATTTACCGCCGTTTATCATAGCGGCGGGCGATAAGGCGAAGCCGTACGGCATTAATATTGAGGGCTTGCGCCGCCGTGGCTTTACCGATGCAGCAATTGTCACGCTGCGCGCTGCCTATCGAACGCTATACAAAGCCGGTCTTTCTCTTGAAGACGCAAAAACCCAGCTCGCTGAAGTGGCGCAAACGGACGAGGGCTATGCCTATTTGCAAGAGTTATTAGCCTTTATCGTTAGTACGCAGCGCGGTATTGTGCGTTAAGCGTATGGCGTCCAGCATACATCCAGTTGACCAGCCTCCTGCGCCCATCAGCTTAGCCATGGTGGCGGGTGAGGCTTCCGGAGATTTACTCGCCGCGGCTCTTATCCAACAGCTTGCAGCGCGTTTGCCAGCAGTACATAGATACTTTGGCATTGGCGGGCCGCAGATGATCGCGGCGGGCTTTGACGCATGCTGGCCGAGTGAGAAATTAGCGGTGCGTGGTTATGTTGAAGCTCTGCGCAGCATCCCTGAAATCCTGCGGATTCGCCGTGCTTTGAAGCGCCAACTATTTGCTGCGCCGCCTGCGGCCTTGGTTGGCATTGATGCGCCGGATTTTAATCTTGGGCTTGAAGAACAATTGCGTCGCGCGGGCATTCCTACCGTGCATTTTATTAGCCCCTCGATTTGGGCCTGGCGCGGTGCCCGCATCAAGAAAATTAAGCGGGCGACAGATCTCATGCTGTGCGTCTTCCCCTTTGAGCCGGAAATTTACGCGCGCGCAGGCGTGACTGCGCGCTATGTGGGTCACCCGTTAGCGGATGTGATCCCGCTCACGCCGAACCCAAGCGCTGCTCGGCACCGTCTGAATTTATCTGAAGCAGGCCCGATCGTAGCTGTGTTGCCGGGCAGCCGGCACTCGGAAATCGCCCTGATCGCACCGACTTTTTTAGCGGCTATGGCGCTTATGCAAGCTTCTGAGCCTGGGCTACGGTTTATCTTGCCAGCCGCATCAGCCGCAATTCGTGCCCAGTTGCAACCCCTGCTAGACGCGCATCCACAGCTTTCTATTACGGTGCTTGAGGGAGATTCACATAGCGCATTAGAAGCTGCAGATGCTGTGTTGATTGCCAGTGGCACCGCCACCTTAGAAGCCGCGCTGTACAAAAAGCCCATGGTGATTTCTTATCAAGTCCCTTGGCTCACCGCCCAAATTATGAAAAGACAAGGCTATCTGCCTTATGTCGGGCTACCTAACATTCTCGCGGGCCGGTTTGTGGTGCCTGAACTTCTGCAACATCATGCCACGCCTGAGGCACTCGCGCGTGCCATGATGGATCAACTCAATGATCCGGCAAATCGAGCTAGGCTCACCGACATTTTTACCCAGATGCACCACACCTTAAAGTGTGATTCAGCGGTGGTTGCGGCTGACGCGATTGCTGAGTTCATTGAAACCTCACGCGGCGGACAGCGTCGCTCGTGAGTTGCTTAAAGCCCATAATCTTAATATGCTAACTCATTGTGACGGGTCGCTAGATGCTCCAAGCCGGCTCATCTGCGGTGTTGACGAAGCGGGCCGGGGCCCGTTAGCCGGCCCGGTAGTGGCCGCCGCTGTGATACTTGATGCAAAACGGCCGATTGAAGGGCTCGCTGATTCAAAAACCCTCAGTGCAAAAAAGCGCGCAGTGTTGTTTGAATTAATCTGTGAACGCGCGCTCGCTTTTAGTATCGCGTCGGCTTCGGTTGAAGAAATCGACCGTTTAAATATTTTGTACGCCACCATGCTGGCAATGCAGCGCGCAGTTGAAACCCTACCCATCACGCCAAGTCTCGCCAAGATTGATGGTAATCGTTGCCCAACTTTAAAGATGCAAGCGGAAGCGATTGTGCGTGGGGATGCATTGCTGCCGGAGATTTCGGCCGCTTCTATTCTGGCCAAAGTAACCCGTGATCGAATGCTGCTTGAATTGCATGCGCTGCATCCCGAATATGGTTTTGCGGCTCATGCCGGATATGGCACAGCGCAACATCTTGCCGCCCTTAAGCAGTATGGCCCATGTCACCACCATCGCCGCTCGTTTGCGCCAGTGCGCAAAGCGCTCATGCAGGGTGTGGCACGCACCCATAAAGCATGAAAACCATCACAGCCCGCGATAACCCTTTTTTTAAGCGACTCAAGCAACTTGCTGGCACGGTCCGCCGTGATCGCCGCGCCGGCCAGGCGCTGGCTGAAGGGCTACATTTAGCCACTACCTACCTTGATACGCTAGGGCAGCCGCGGGCCTGTATGATCGCCGCGAGTGCATTATCTGCGCACCCTCTGCAGCCTATTATGGCGCGCATTGACCCAGCGCGGATCGTCGTGCTAGCAGATACCTTGTTTGCGCAATTGTCGACCCTTGCGCGCGCGGCGCAGTGTGGCAACGTCATCTTTCTAATCGATATTCCAGCCCCAGAATTGCCGTTACACCTGACTCAGGATTGCTTGATTCTCGATGGCGTGCAAGATGCGGGGAATGTGGGTTCTATCTTGCGTAGCGCCGCGGCGGCTGGCGTTCGATATATTTTCTGTGCTCCAGGTACAGCTTATGCCTGGTCTCCTAAAGTATTGCGCGCGGGAATGGGCGCGCATTTTTTCCTGCACATTTTTACAGAAATTGAAATCGAAAAACTCATGCCGCATTTTGCGATACCGTTAATCGTCACGGATTCGCACAGCCCAGCTTCAATTTACGAGCAAGACCTAACCAAGCCTTGCGCCTGGATTTGGGGTAACGAAGGTGCAGGCGTTTCCGCGGTATGGCGTGAACACGCTAGATACTGCGTAACGATCCCGCAAGTGGGGGAGATCGAGTCAATCAATGTTGCAGCGGCTGCCGCGGTGTGTTTATTTGAGCAGCGTCGGCAGCGCAACGCTTAATTGCGAGCACAGTTTTAAATGTTGTGCAGACAGATATTGTCTATGCCTTAAATATTGCTGGCGCGCCTGGCTATCTTTATGCTGTGATTGAGCACGACTTTAATATTTAATACGATGGTTTATCAAGCCTAATTTCCTGCAAAATAGTCGCAGCGATTTCTTCGATTGATTTATGCGTAGAAGAAAGCCACTTAATATTTTCGCGGCGCATCAACGCTTGGGCCTCATTGATTTCATAGCGGCAATTTTCAAGCGATGCATATTTACTGCCAGGACGCCGCTCATTGCGGATTTCCGCAAGCCGGTTAGCTTCGATTGATAAGCCAAAAATTTTCGACTTATGAGGGAGCAGGGGCGTCGGCAGTTTGCTGCGCTCAAAATCTTCTGGAATCAGCGGATAATTGGCTGCTTTTACGCCGTATTGCATGGCTAAATAGAGTGTAGTTGGCGTTTTCCCGCTGCGCGAGACGCCTACTAAAATAACCTCGGCGTCCTCAAGGTTAACGTGGGACTGGCCATCATCGTGGGTGAGAGAAAAATTGATCGCCTCAATCCGGTTTTTATAAGCCTCGGTATCTGCGGCTTGGTGCCCGCGTCCCATCGCATGGCTGGATTTAATTTTAAGTTCGTGCTCTAGCGGCTCGATAAAAGTTTGGAACATATCCAGCACAAGGGCGTTTGAGCGTTTCACAATCTCATTTGATTCGCCATTGACTAACGTGGTAAAAACAATCGGCCGGCGGCCACTCAGCTCAGCGGCGTGGTTGATCTGATTCAGCGCGGCATAAGCCTTATCCGGCGAGTCAACAAAAGGTACGCGCACTAAACGAAATTTCAAATCAAATTGTGAAAGAATTGAGTGTGCAAAGGTTTCGGCAGTAATACCGGTTCCGTCAGAAACAATAAATGCAGTAGGTGGCATAGTGTGTTGTATTGCAGTCAATTTAGAGCATAGATAGGACAGGCTGTGTTATTGCCCGTTGGGCGATCACGCATAGCACGGTAGAATAGCGGTTTTTGAGCGTCAATAAAGCTTTTTTACATTTTAGGGACTGTGATGAATAGGGCAGTGGATAGCAATGCTTACGTGATGCCGTTTAAGCAATTGCGCATGACGGATGTTGAGATCGTCGGTGGTAAAAATGCATCATTGGGTGAAATGATTAGTCAGCTTACACTTGCTGGCGTGAGTGTGCCGGCTGGTTTTGCGACAACCGCGCACGCATTTCGTGATTTTCTACAGCTCAATAATCTGGGCACACGCATTGCGCAGCGGTTACAAAATCTAGATACAGAGGATGTCAAAGCGCTCGCCGTAGCTGGATGTGAAATTCGCCAGTGGATTATCGACGCGCCGTTGCCAGCCAGATTAGTTGCCGAAATTCGAGAACATTTTGAGGTGCTGCAAAAAGACGCGGCGGAACTGTCATTTGCTGTGCGTTCCTCAGCAACGGCTGAAGATCTGCCAGATGCTTCGTTTGCCGGTCAGCAAGAAACCTACCTTAATGTAGTTGGCATCGAGTCAATTCTGGACCGTATCAAACATGTTTTTGCTTCACTCTACAATGATCGCGCGATTTCATATCGCGTGCATAAAGGGTTCGCACACGCAGAGGTTGCCTTATCGGCAGGAGTCCAGCGTATGGTGCGCTCAGATGTAGGCGCTGCTGGCGTGATGTTTACGCTAGATACCGAGTCCGGTTTTAAGGACGTTGTATTTATCACCTCAAGCTATGGCTTGGGAGAAACCGTAGTGCAAGGTGCGGTGAACCCTGATGAATTTTACGTCTTCAAGCCAACGTTAGCGAGCGGCCATGACCCAATTATTCGCCGTACGCTTGGCTCAAAATTGCTCAAAATGGAATTCGCACCCCCCGATGATGCGGAGCGGGTCAAAACAGTGGATGTAGAAGTCACGCAACGTAATTGCTATTCGATTACCGATGAAGATGTGATCCAGCTTGCCAAATACGCAGTGATTATTGAGCAGCACTATGGCCGCCCGATGGATATTGAATGGGGCAAAGATGGATGTGATGGCAAGCTCTATATCTTGCAAGCGCGGCCTGAAACAGTCAAGAGTCAAGCTGATGGCAAACGTGAGCAACGTTTTAAACTTAAAAATGTTGCCCCAGTATTGGCTACAGGCCGAGCCATCGGTCAAAAAATCGGCGCAGGTCCAGTGCGCGTGATCCGCGATATGAGCGAGATTGAACGCGTACAACCTGGCGATGTGCTGGTCGCCGATATGACAGACCCGAATTGGGAGCCGGTAATGAAACGCGCTGCCGCTATTGTCACCAATCGAGGCGGGCGCACTTGCCATGCCGCCATTATTGCACGCGAATTAGGCGTGCCTGCGGTGGTTGGCTGTGGCGAGGTTACGGACCTATTACGAGATGGCGCGCTTGTCACCGTTTCATGTGCTGAAGGTGATGAAGGCAAAATCTATGATGGCTTGCTTGAAATGGAAGTCACTGAAATTGAGCGGGGTGATTTACCTGCTTTGCCTGTGAAGATCATGATGAACGTTGGTAGTCCACAACTGGCCTTTGACTTTTGCCAATTGCCAAATGCGGGAGTGGGCCTGGCGCGGCTCGAATTCATTATCAATAATAATATTGGCGTGCATCCAAAAGCCGTGCTGGATTATCCTAATGTTGCACCGGATCTCAAAAAAGCGGTGGAAAGCATCGCTCGCGGTTATGCTTCGCCACGCGCATTCTATGTAGAAAAATTGACGGAAGGGATCGCCACGATTGCCGCTGCTTTTTATCCAAAGCCGGTTATCGTGCGGTTGTCTGATTTTAAGTCAAATGAATATAAAAAGTTGATTGGCGGTTCACGCTATGA belongs to Mycoavidus sp. B2-EB and includes:
- a CDS encoding pyruvate, water dikinase regulatory protein, translated to MPPTAFIVSDGTGITAETFAHSILSQFDLKFRLVRVPFVDSPDKAYAALNQINHAAELSGRRPIVFTTLVNGESNEIVKRSNALVLDMFQTFIEPLEHELKIKSSHAMGRGHQAADTEAYKNRIEAINFSLTHDDGQSHVNLEDAEVILVGVSRSGKTPTTLYLAMQYGVKAANYPLIPEDFERSKLPTPLLPHKSKIFGLSIEANRLAEIRNERRPGSKYASLENCRYEINEAQALMRRENIKWLSSTHKSIEEIAATILQEIRLDKPSY
- the ppsA gene encoding phosphoenolpyruvate synthase, which encodes MNRAVDSNAYVMPFKQLRMTDVEIVGGKNASLGEMISQLTLAGVSVPAGFATTAHAFRDFLQLNNLGTRIAQRLQNLDTEDVKALAVAGCEIRQWIIDAPLPARLVAEIREHFEVLQKDAAELSFAVRSSATAEDLPDASFAGQQETYLNVVGIESILDRIKHVFASLYNDRAISYRVHKGFAHAEVALSAGVQRMVRSDVGAAGVMFTLDTESGFKDVVFITSSYGLGETVVQGAVNPDEFYVFKPTLASGHDPIIRRTLGSKLLKMEFAPPDDAERVKTVDVEVTQRNCYSITDEDVIQLAKYAVIIEQHYGRPMDIEWGKDGCDGKLYILQARPETVKSQADGKREQRFKLKNVAPVLATGRAIGQKIGAGPVRVIRDMSEIERVQPGDVLVADMTDPNWEPVMKRAAAIVTNRGGRTCHAAIIARELGVPAVVGCGEVTDLLRDGALVTVSCAEGDEGKIYDGLLEMEVTEIERGDLPALPVKIMMNVGSPQLAFDFCQLPNAGVGLARLEFIINNNIGVHPKAVLDYPNVAPDLKKAVESIARGYASPRAFYVEKLTEGIATIAAAFYPKPVIVRLSDFKSNEYKKLIGGSRYEPDEENPMLGFRGAARYISDAFAPAFEMECIALKRVREEMGLTNVEIMVPFVRTLAQAERVVALLAQFGLKRGAHGLRLIMMCEVPSNAILAAEFLQYFDGFSIGSNDLTQLTLGLDRDSGMPLLAQDFDERDLALQFMLSRVIDECKRQNKYVGICGQGPSDHLDFAQWLMDAGIMSLSLNPDTVIETWRALAKTN